The DNA segment TATTGAGCAAGGTAAGTATAATGAATAAAAGAGATTCTTATATTTTAGTATTAATCTTTGTTTAAAGAGATAAATAAAGAATTTATGAGTACTGTTGGAATTTTTGGGGGAAGAGGTACTTCAGAAGAAAGCCATCTTCAGAATGCTAGATGCCAATATATGGTTCTTGATGAGGTAGATGTTGCAATAACGAATGAATACCGTCGCTTTAAATTTCTCATTTTTCCATCACGATTATTTACATTTGCTAGGATATGTGCTAATGCAATTAATAATAATATAGCTTTTCCAACTTGCATGGAGCGATTTTTGGAACGTGGAGGACGCATCCTTTTTTGTCCTCCATCTCAACTACCAACTGACTATTGGTACCATGAAGAACGTACTTGCTTACTAATAAACTGGTTACCAGTTGGAACTTTAAAGTTACATCAAGGCTCTAGACGTAAACAAACAGTCTCTATTCAAGTACAACAGCCCGATCACCCTATTTGTAACGACCTTACGGGCAAAGAGAAAGTTGATCTGTATAGTTACTTTTCATTTGAGGGAATATTGAACGCTGAGGTGCTTATTTCGAGCAGAAGAGGTACACCTTTAATCACCACAATACCATTTGGTGCAGGATTTGTTCTTGTTAGTGCTATAGACTTGCCCTTTCTCCACCCAGATTTTCCTAGTAGTGATGCTACAAGCCTATTTCATAACATTCTTCATTGGGGTCAAGAAGTTCCTAGTATAGCCGTCACTTTTAATTCATTAGTAACGCGTGTCTTAACTCATGTAGGGAGTCATGAAGCTCACCTTATGGAAAGGGCGGATCAAGCAATATTAGCATGTCGGTATAGCGAAGCTTGCGACTACGCATTCAGAGCATTCGAGAGAATTTTACGTTTTAAGGCTGGAAGTACAAAAACATTAAATGACGCTATTGATCAACTTTTTCCAAAAACAAGTTCACAAAATAGTTTTTGTCATGGAGTAAGAATTACACGTAATGCATCCGCTCATGGTACTCGTTTACCAGAGGAAGTTACTATTGAGGAAACTGAATGTTTATTCAGTTCAATAAAATTTATTCTTTCTGGATTGTTAGCAGATCCGTAGTTATGTTTGTATCTCTAATGATGTGAGCATACTGATTTAGTAGCAAGTAGCAATTAGGGTGCGTCAGCTTGGATATACATTTCATCATGAATATTAATTAACGCTGACGCACCCTACAGAATAATTTTTGAGAAGAAAGTGTTAGCGTAATTTACCGTAGGTATCACCCCAAAAAAAACAAGCATAAAGTTGCAGATATATCCACAGGTGATCGCGTAAACAGCTGATCGCAACAACATAAAATACAATAAAACATAATACACACAAAGCCTGTTATTCCCTTTTGTGAGGCAGTCTTAATGGTACAGACCCCATCCAAACCCATCACATTAGACGAGTTCCTGAAATTACCAGCAACAGAACCCGCCAGTGAATATATAGAAGGTAAGATTATCCAAAAACCTATGCCGCAAGGAAAGCACAGTGCAATTCAAGGCGAATTTGTACCTGTTATTAATAGTGTAGTTAAACCTCAACGTATCGCTCGTGCTTTTCCTGAACTGCGTTGTACATTTGTCGGTCGTTCAACTGTACCTGATATTTCCGTCTTTATTTGGAGTCGGATTCCCCGTGAAGAGAATGGGGAAATTGCTAATAATTTTTCTATTGCTCCCGATTGGACAATTGAAATTTTATCACCTGACCAAAGTCAGACGAAAGTAACCAAAAATATCCTGCATTGTTTGAAACATGGTACTCAAATGGGTTGGTTAATTGACCCCGATGAGCAAACTGTATTTGTTTACCATCCTCAACAAGAAACTGAAGTATTTGATGAGCCAGATGCACTCATAGCTGTACCATCATTTGCGAGTGAACTTCAATTGACTATTCAAGATTTGTTTAGTTGGTTGCTGTAGTGAAAGTTATCACTTTTCTAAGTTATTTTAATCGAAAATTACACCGCAATAAATTTCGGCGATCGCCAACTCTTTAGCAACTGATTCCAAGAAAATAGAACCCTCCAACCCGTTAAATTCACTCAGTAACCAGCCTTGGGTTTGCTTGCTGTAACGTTCCACGAACGGCTCATCCTGCTCGATTAATAAATATTCCCTAAAAATCTGAATTGTCTGATACATCCGAAACTTGCTTTGGCGATCGTAATCTGCGGTAGATGGAGATAAGACTTCAACAATTAAAATAGGATTTAACACTTCATCTAGTCGAGCCTCATTCAGTTGTGGTTCACCTGCAAAAACCATCACATCGAGATATAATCCCCGTCGATATTCAGGAATCCACAGTCGCAAATCGCTGTTAATTGGCTCGAATTGAGTATCTCACAGCACAGAGGTAAGATAAGTCAAAATATTTCGACTAATACGACTATGTTTGAGAGTTCCTCCAGGCATAGGCACTATTTCCCCATCTCGATATTCGCTGCGTCTTTCTGCTTTTTCCTCAAGAGCGCGATATTCATCCAAACTGTAGCGGCGCTTAGTAGAAACCATAGGTCGTAGCCCATCACGTCGGCTTTAGCACAACAATAACATTTTGTCACAGATTTAGTGACAATTTTATGCTGAGAATAAAATGCGGCAGTACGAAAGAAAGTAACTATAGCAGTTGTATTCCTCTCAATATTAAGAATACTGTGATATTACGTAGGTGCGTTTTCCGTTCTCCTGATTACAATTGTGAGATTATTTATCTTTTTATATTGGACAAGGGAGAAAACTGTGAAATGGCTCTTACGGAAAAGATTATTGAATTAGTCCTTGATAAAGTTTTGCTTGGTGGCATTGTTTTGGTAGCAGGTCACTGGCTTAACAAAAGGTTTGAGATATTTAAGAATGAAACTAATGAAAAGTATTACCAAAGGCAGCTAATTGCTGAACTGGAAAATCAACAGAAGCAACAAGTTTCTGAGCTAGAGAATGAGATTGCCATAGCTAGGCACAACGCAGAGATTAACTTGATAGAAAGACAAATATCTGAGTTTTACTGGCCTATATACTTGAGACTAGAAAAAGATAATGTCATGTGGAAGCGCATCAAGTCTTTAAGTCCTGAACAAAATGTTTTACCGGAAGCGGCGAGTGACGCTATAGAAAAAGAATTTATCCTGAAAAATCATCAAGAAATGGTTGAAATTATAGAATCCAAAATTCATTTAGCGGAAAATGCTAATAACAGCAAAGACTTGATTAATGAACTATTAAAATATATCAAACACGTCGCGGTATACAAAACAATTCGCTCTGTTAAAGAACTGCAAACAATTAATCCAGTTGATTTAAATGAGCCTTTTCCTGACAAGCTTTTTCCCATGATTGAAAGTAACTTTCGGGAATTGCAGAATAGGTATGAGTATCTTAAAAATGTTAAATTTGGAGAACTTAAGAAATAACTCAATTCAAAATTCCAAATAAAAACTATATTCCCTTGTGGGTGGAGTTTTTGTCAGTGACACGGTTGATCCGCGATCGCCTACAACCAACCAGATGTCATTGCCTAACTCGTCTTTTTATGAATTTTGGTAGTCTTTATTTTTAAATAGGTCTCAAAAAACTACTATTATTATGTAATTACCGTAATAATTGCTTGCAAAATTTATTATTTATTACAAGCTTAAGCATTTATACTGACAAAAACGCCTTTAATTTAAAAATATGCAAATACGCTTTTTTGCTACCAACCGCGATCGCCAAAATCTAGGTCTCAATGTTGACCGTGATACACGCATTAAATTACTAAAATTTGGTTATCACTGGGTTGATATGAAAAAATATATGGCTCACTATTTGGCGACTACTGATCCTTCAACTATGCCACCAGGAGTAATTATTGAAGATTCTGAGGAGACTGTATTTAACAAGTTTCTCAAAAAAGAGGCCGTAAAACACATTATCATTGGCACTCATGGTTACAATGTTCCTTTTCATGGGGCATTAACTTCTTTTTCGATTTTGGCAGACACCCTTAAGGGAGCCTTAAAAAAGCATAATTTTACTTTGATTGCTGATCCAGAAGAAAAGATAGATATCGACAACTCCAACCAAAATTTAATCGCTTTTGTCGGATTTTCCTGGCCTTCCAATGGCAAAGTTTTAGATTACAATTCGGATCGTACTGAGTGTGTACAATCTGCCCCAGCCTTAGCTAATCTGATCAGTTATATTCGCACTAAAAAACCTGACATTAAAATCTACGTCATAGCTCACAGTATGGGCAGTTACCTTGTTTGCCATATGTTGGAACAGCTAGTTAACCAAGCCTTTGAGCCAACAGAATTGAATGAGGAGATTAAAAACAGATTAAAACGAAAAGATAGAGGCGGAGAAAATACTTTTTTTGTCGATCGCTATTTTATGTTAGCTCCTGATGTGGAACGTCGGGAAGTGACCAAGTGTGATCTAGGCGGATCTGAATATACAGGCCCGTTTTACTCTGGTCTGGAACACCTGGTTCAAGAAAGTCATGTATTCTACTCTCGCTACGATAATGCACTAAAAGCCTCAGTAGTTGAAAAAGACGCAATTCGTGAGTCATTGCAGAAAGGATTCGAGTTATTCACCGGCCCCGACTTGCAAAAACGTTGGGAGAGCAGCCTTGGTCTCAACCCCTTACCAGCTTTAGCTCCCAATAATGTCTACAGTCATAATGCAACAGTGTTGACTAATCGACAAATCGACCATGGAGACTATTTCGATGCTCCCGCAATCATAGATCAAATCGCCAATATCATATCTGAAGCAAATACTAGTCGCATTCCTGAGCTTCCCTGGCGTTTTTCTGAGTCAAGCGATCGCCCTCTAATAGAGTAAAATTTGAGATGCAAAAATTAACGTCGGCTCAATAGCTCATGGCGATGACCTTCGGCTGTCGGGGACTATCGCATCAGAGATAATTAATCATGTCTGCATACATAACTTAAAAGCTCATGAAAACATGGTTCCGGTATGTGTTGATATCGAATGCAATCTTCAATTTGTTTGGAGCAGTCATGTTTGCAATTCTTTGCGATCACTTTTATCTACTGGCTGTTTCAAACCAGTCAAAAAACTTAGCTATCGCCAAATAGACAATTTGCTACTATTAAAAAAATTGAGAATTGCCTACAATCCAAATTAGGTAATAAACTCCGATCGGAGACCATCGCCAGAATAGCAGATTTGCAAAAACACTATGGCAAAACGCAAGAAAAGCAATCTCCAGTGGATTAAAGAAACTCTCGACTTAAAACCAGACCATCGTTGGGAAGCGCCAGATGGCTACAG comes from the Nostoc sp. PCC 7120 = FACHB-418 genome and includes:
- a CDS encoding Uma2 family endonuclease, with the protein product MVQTPSKPITLDEFLKLPATEPASEYIEGKIIQKPMPQGKHSAIQGEFVPVINSVVKPQRIARAFPELRCTFVGRSTVPDISVFIWSRIPREENGEIANNFSIAPDWTIEILSPDQSQTKVTKNILHCLKHGTQMGWLIDPDEQTVFVYHPQQETEVFDEPDALIAVPSFASELQLTIQDLFSWLL
- a CDS encoding alpha/beta hydrolase, whose product is MQIRFFATNRDRQNLGLNVDRDTRIKLLKFGYHWVDMKKYMAHYLATTDPSTMPPGVIIEDSEETVFNKFLKKEAVKHIIIGTHGYNVPFHGALTSFSILADTLKGALKKHNFTLIADPEEKIDIDNSNQNLIAFVGFSWPSNGKVLDYNSDRTECVQSAPALANLISYIRTKKPDIKIYVIAHSMGSYLVCHMLEQLVNQAFEPTELNEEIKNRLKRKDRGGENTFFVDRYFMLAPDVERREVTKCDLGGSEYTGPFYSGLEHLVQESHVFYSRYDNALKASVVEKDAIRESLQKGFELFTGPDLQKRWESSLGLNPLPALAPNNVYSHNATVLTNRQIDHGDYFDAPAIIDQIANIISEANTSRIPELPWRFSESSDRPLIE
- a CDS encoding DUF4145 domain-containing protein, with protein sequence MSTVGIFGGRGTSEESHLQNARCQYMVLDEVDVAITNEYRRFKFLIFPSRLFTFARICANAINNNIAFPTCMERFLERGGRILFCPPSQLPTDYWYHEERTCLLINWLPVGTLKLHQGSRRKQTVSIQVQQPDHPICNDLTGKEKVDLYSYFSFEGILNAEVLISSRRGTPLITTIPFGAGFVLVSAIDLPFLHPDFPSSDATSLFHNILHWGQEVPSIAVTFNSLVTRVLTHVGSHEAHLMERADQAILACRYSEACDYAFRAFERILRFKAGSTKTLNDAIDQLFPKTSSQNSFCHGVRITRNASAHGTRLPEEVTIEETECLFSSIKFILSGLLADP